In a single window of the Pandoraea pulmonicola genome:
- the gsiB gene encoding glutathione ABC transporter substrate-binding protein GsiB, with protein sequence MSKNALLSARWKTAFASAAVACAVLGAAPAFAAKDVVMAVQSTFTTMDPYDANDTLSQAVAKSFYEGMFGFDKDMKLINVLADSYTVSPDGLVYTIKLKSGVKFQDGTNFDAAAVKANFDRVTNPDNKLKRYNLYKEIAKTEVVDPHTVKFTLKEPFSPFINTLAHPSAVIISPEALKKYGKDIASHPVGTGPFEFVEWNRTDYVKVKKFDGYWKKGYPKVDTITFKPVVDNNTRAAVMQTGEAGFAFPVPYEQADGLKASGKVDVIAGPSIIQRYVSFNTKQKPFDDVRVRQAINYAINKEALVKVAFAGYATPADGVVPKGVDYAAKTGPWPYNPAKAKELLKEAGYPNGFETTLWSAYTYTTAQKVIQFVQQQLAQVGIKAQVRALEAGQRVELVESAPDPDKAPVRMYYVGWSSSTGEADWALRPLLSSESFPPKLFNTAYYKNEAVDADFNKALLTTDRAEKTKLYTDAQQKIWNDAPWAFLVTEKLLYARNKNLSGVYTMPDGSFNFTDISMK encoded by the coding sequence ATGTCGAAAAACGCTTTGTTGAGCGCGCGCTGGAAAACCGCGTTTGCGTCCGCCGCCGTGGCCTGCGCCGTGCTCGGCGCCGCCCCGGCGTTTGCCGCCAAGGATGTCGTGATGGCCGTGCAATCGACCTTCACGACGATGGACCCGTACGATGCGAACGACACGCTGTCGCAAGCCGTCGCCAAGTCGTTCTACGAGGGCATGTTCGGTTTCGACAAGGACATGAAGCTCATCAACGTGCTGGCCGACAGCTACACGGTCTCGCCCGACGGCCTTGTCTACACGATCAAGCTCAAGTCCGGCGTGAAGTTCCAGGACGGCACGAACTTCGATGCGGCCGCCGTCAAGGCGAACTTCGACCGCGTGACCAATCCGGACAACAAGCTCAAGCGCTACAACCTGTACAAGGAAATCGCCAAGACGGAAGTGGTCGATCCGCATACGGTGAAGTTCACGCTCAAGGAGCCGTTCTCGCCGTTCATCAACACGCTGGCACACCCGTCGGCCGTGATCATCTCGCCCGAAGCGCTCAAGAAGTACGGCAAGGACATCGCCTCGCACCCGGTGGGCACGGGCCCGTTCGAGTTCGTCGAGTGGAACCGCACCGATTACGTCAAGGTGAAGAAGTTCGACGGCTACTGGAAGAAGGGCTATCCGAAGGTCGACACGATCACCTTCAAGCCGGTGGTCGACAACAACACGCGTGCGGCCGTCATGCAGACGGGCGAGGCGGGTTTCGCCTTCCCGGTGCCCTATGAGCAGGCCGATGGTCTGAAGGCCAGCGGCAAGGTCGACGTGATCGCCGGGCCGTCGATCATCCAGCGCTACGTCAGCTTCAACACGAAGCAGAAGCCGTTCGACGACGTGCGCGTGCGTCAGGCGATCAACTACGCCATCAACAAGGAAGCGCTCGTGAAGGTGGCCTTCGCCGGCTACGCCACCCCGGCCGACGGCGTGGTGCCCAAGGGCGTGGACTACGCGGCCAAGACCGGTCCGTGGCCGTACAACCCGGCCAAGGCGAAGGAACTGCTCAAGGAAGCCGGCTACCCGAACGGGTTCGAGACCACGCTGTGGTCGGCCTACACGTACACCACGGCGCAGAAGGTGATCCAGTTCGTGCAGCAGCAGTTGGCACAGGTCGGCATCAAGGCGCAGGTGCGTGCGCTCGAAGCCGGCCAGCGTGTCGAGCTGGTCGAGTCGGCGCCGGATCCCGACAAGGCCCCGGTGCGCATGTACTACGTGGGCTGGTCGTCGTCGACGGGCGAAGCCGACTGGGCGCTGCGCCCGCTGCTGTCCTCGGAATCGTTCCCGCCGAAGCTCTTCAACACCGCGTACTACAAGAACGAAGCCGTGGATGCGGACTTCAACAAGGCGCTGCTCACGACCGACCGCGCCGAGAAGACGAAGCTCTACACGGACGCTCAGCAGAAGATCTGGAACGATGCGCCGTGGGCGTTCCTCGTGACGGAAAAGCTGCTGTACGCGCGCAACAAGAACCTGTCGGGCGTGTACACGATGCCTGACGGTTCGTTCAACTTCACCGACATCTCGATGAAGTAA
- a CDS encoding alpha/beta hydrolase, translated as MTTFQESIFYKGGSHAVLLLPGLASTPLEMRPVAKALHREGYTVCVPHIEGYGLGTPCTNWRAWIAAARAKYRELRDTHDTVSVCGLSMGATLSLAVAQEEPDVTALSLLAVTLVYDGWTIPWYYPLIDLVYHTPFRNRYRYREKAPFGLKNEALRARVAKSMTEHDASEIGAASLPLAHLYNARRLAAHVREQLDRVTADCLIVHAVDDDTSSPHNARLVYNGVSSAVKQKCLLGESYHILTMDNERETVADETRRFFRDAIARHTGAATSETRIISKALLRAKRRQAAA; from the coding sequence ATGACAACGTTCCAGGAATCCATCTTCTACAAGGGCGGCTCGCACGCCGTGCTGCTGCTGCCGGGGCTGGCGAGCACGCCGCTCGAAATGCGTCCGGTGGCCAAGGCGCTGCATCGTGAGGGTTACACGGTCTGTGTGCCGCATATCGAAGGCTACGGGCTGGGAACGCCGTGCACGAACTGGCGTGCCTGGATTGCCGCCGCGCGCGCGAAGTACCGCGAACTGCGCGACACGCACGACACCGTGTCGGTGTGCGGCCTGAGCATGGGCGCGACGCTGAGCCTGGCCGTCGCACAGGAGGAACCGGACGTGACGGCGCTCTCGCTGCTGGCCGTCACGCTGGTGTACGACGGCTGGACCATCCCCTGGTATTACCCGCTCATCGATCTCGTCTACCACACGCCTTTCCGGAATCGCTATCGCTATCGGGAGAAGGCGCCGTTCGGTCTGAAGAACGAAGCACTGCGTGCGCGGGTGGCGAAATCGATGACGGAGCACGACGCCTCCGAGATCGGTGCGGCCTCGTTGCCGCTGGCGCATCTCTACAATGCGCGCCGTCTTGCGGCGCACGTGCGCGAGCAGCTCGATCGCGTGACGGCGGATTGCCTCATCGTGCATGCCGTGGATGACGACACGTCCAGCCCGCACAACGCGCGCCTGGTCTACAACGGGGTGTCGTCGGCAGTGAAGCAGAAGTGCCTGCTCGGCGAGAGTTATCACATCCTCACGATGGACAACGAACGCGAGACCGTTGCCGACGAGACGCGCCGCTTCTTCCGCGACGCCATCGCGCGCCACACCGGCGCGGCCACTTCCGAGACCCGCATCATCTCCAAGGCGCTGCTGCGCGCCAAACGCCGCCAGGCGGCTGCCTGA
- a CDS encoding M55 family metallopeptidase: MRILISADIEGVAGVFHAEQTRAGNGEYERARRWMTREANAAVEGAFAGGATEVMVNDSHGGFRNLLPDELDPRARIVLGKPRYLGMVSGVEAGCDAVFMIGYHGKAQSAGILAHTINSFAFARVWLGGVEAGEAMLYGALAGERGVPVVMASGDDVFCEETQLIFPHARFVQTKAAWGQGSGMTLSPSQSCELIREAAEASLADPRKWHPYEVQTPVEVRLQAQTTALADLFCQWPTLERVDGVTLQYEAPSVEAAVRVLNCLSAMSFMLR; encoded by the coding sequence ATGCGAATCCTGATCTCCGCCGATATCGAAGGCGTGGCGGGCGTCTTCCACGCCGAACAGACCCGCGCCGGAAACGGCGAGTATGAACGTGCGCGTCGCTGGATGACGCGCGAAGCGAACGCGGCCGTCGAGGGGGCGTTCGCGGGCGGCGCCACCGAAGTGATGGTCAACGACTCGCACGGCGGCTTTCGCAATCTGCTGCCGGACGAACTCGACCCGCGTGCGCGCATCGTGCTGGGCAAGCCGCGCTATCTCGGCATGGTGTCGGGGGTGGAAGCCGGGTGCGATGCCGTCTTCATGATCGGCTACCACGGCAAGGCGCAGAGCGCGGGCATTCTCGCGCACACGATCAACAGCTTCGCCTTTGCGCGTGTGTGGCTGGGCGGCGTGGAGGCGGGCGAAGCCATGCTGTACGGGGCGCTCGCGGGCGAGCGCGGCGTGCCGGTGGTCATGGCCAGCGGCGACGACGTCTTCTGCGAGGAGACGCAACTGATCTTCCCGCACGCCCGCTTCGTGCAGACGAAGGCCGCCTGGGGGCAGGGTAGCGGCATGACGCTCAGTCCCAGCCAGTCGTGCGAGCTGATCCGCGAAGCCGCCGAGGCGTCGCTGGCGGATCCGCGCAAGTGGCATCCGTATGAGGTGCAGACGCCGGTGGAGGTGCGATTGCAGGCGCAGACGACGGCGCTGGCCGACCTGTTCTGCCAATGGCCGACGCTCGAGCGCGTGGATGGCGTGACGCTGCAGTACGAAGCGCCGAGCGTCGAGGCGGCCGTGCGCGTCCTGAATTGCCTGTCCGCCATGTCGTTCATGCTGCGCTGA
- the gsiC gene encoding glutathione ABC transporter permease GsiC, whose protein sequence is MLTYSLKRLLGLIPTLLIVAVLVFGFVHMLPGDPARLAAGPQADEATVALVRQDLGLDKPLLSQFTHFITHAVRGDFGLSMRSKQPVSAEIGSRFMPTLWLTVVSMVWSVIVGMALGVASAVWRNQWPDRLGMTFAVSGISFPAFAMGMLLMQVFSVQLGWLPTMGADSWKSYILPSITLGAAVAAVMARFTRSAFVEVLHEDFVRTARAKGLNEMRVVFKHALRNAMIPVVTMMGLQFGFLLGGSIVVEVVFNWPGLGRLLVDSVEMRDYPVIQALVLLFSLEFILINLVVDVLYAVINPTIRYK, encoded by the coding sequence ATGCTCACTTACTCTCTCAAACGCCTGCTCGGCCTGATCCCCACGTTGCTGATCGTGGCAGTGCTGGTGTTCGGCTTCGTGCACATGTTGCCGGGCGACCCCGCGCGTCTGGCCGCGGGGCCCCAGGCGGACGAGGCGACCGTGGCGCTGGTGCGTCAGGATCTCGGCCTCGACAAGCCGTTGCTCTCGCAGTTCACGCACTTCATCACGCATGCCGTGCGCGGCGACTTCGGACTGTCGATGCGCAGCAAGCAACCGGTCTCGGCGGAGATCGGCAGCCGCTTCATGCCCACGCTGTGGCTCACCGTGGTGAGCATGGTCTGGTCGGTGATCGTCGGCATGGCGCTCGGCGTGGCTTCGGCCGTGTGGCGCAACCAGTGGCCCGACCGGCTCGGCATGACGTTCGCGGTCTCGGGCATCTCGTTCCCGGCGTTCGCAATGGGCATGCTGCTCATGCAGGTCTTCTCGGTGCAGCTCGGCTGGCTGCCCACGATGGGCGCCGACTCCTGGAAGAGCTACATCCTGCCGTCGATCACGCTGGGCGCGGCAGTCGCCGCCGTGATGGCGCGCTTCACGCGTTCGGCCTTCGTCGAGGTGTTGCACGAGGACTTCGTGCGCACGGCGCGAGCGAAGGGGCTCAACGAAATGCGCGTGGTGTTCAAGCACGCACTGCGCAACGCCATGATTCCCGTCGTCACGATGATGGGGCTGCAATTCGGTTTTCTGCTCGGCGGCTCGATCGTCGTCGAGGTGGTGTTCAACTGGCCGGGCCTCGGGCGCCTGCTGGTCGATTCGGTCGAGATGCGCGACTATCCGGTGATTCAGGCGCTGGTGCTGTTGTTCTCGCTCGAGTTCATTCTGATCAACCTCGTGGTCGACGTGCTGTACGCCGTCATCAACCCGACCATTCGCTACAAGTGA
- a CDS encoding P1 family peptidase yields MTPTSDSREALFGAPYVGRLPAGPRHAISDVPGVYVGHATLADGPVQTGVTVVCPTPAESAMSATNGQAVPTGPAADWDPFRAKVPAAAAVINGFGKSVGLMQIDELGVVEAPIALTNTFSVSHVVLAQLRAAIAANPEIGRASASLNPAVFECNDGYLNDMQAFAVSEAHYAQALAEASPDFAQGAVGAGRGMSSFGLKGGIGSASRIVETAGATFTVGVLVLSNFGRPSQLTIAGRHVGPVLDERLAQPEQSAAPERGSIIMLVATDAPLDARQLRRVATRTGAGLARTGSVYGHGSGDVALAFTTAYTVSHDAQGRVAPAALVPDALLDPIFQATADATEQAILHALFAAESVLGRDAHVRRALGDVLPDWAAL; encoded by the coding sequence ATGACGCCTACGTCGGACTCTCGTGAAGCCCTGTTCGGCGCCCCCTACGTAGGGCGGTTGCCCGCCGGGCCGCGTCACGCGATCTCCGACGTGCCCGGCGTGTACGTGGGCCACGCCACGCTGGCCGACGGTCCCGTACAGACCGGCGTGACGGTCGTATGTCCGACGCCGGCCGAGAGTGCCATGTCGGCGACGAACGGACAGGCCGTGCCCACCGGGCCGGCCGCCGACTGGGACCCGTTTCGCGCCAAGGTGCCGGCCGCCGCCGCCGTGATCAACGGCTTCGGCAAGAGCGTCGGTCTCATGCAGATCGACGAGCTGGGCGTCGTCGAGGCGCCCATCGCGCTCACCAACACGTTTTCCGTGAGCCACGTGGTGCTCGCCCAGTTGCGCGCGGCCATCGCGGCGAATCCCGAAATCGGACGCGCCAGCGCATCGCTCAATCCCGCCGTGTTCGAGTGCAACGACGGCTACCTCAACGACATGCAGGCGTTCGCCGTGAGCGAGGCGCATTACGCGCAGGCGCTCGCCGAGGCGTCGCCGGACTTCGCGCAGGGCGCCGTCGGCGCGGGACGCGGCATGTCGAGCTTCGGCCTCAAGGGCGGCATTGGCTCGGCGTCGCGGATCGTCGAGACGGCGGGGGCGACGTTTACCGTCGGGGTGCTGGTGCTGTCGAATTTCGGTCGACCGTCGCAACTGACCATTGCGGGACGCCACGTCGGGCCGGTGCTCGACGAGCGACTCGCGCAACCGGAGCAGAGCGCGGCGCCCGAGCGCGGCTCGATCATCATGCTGGTCGCCACCGACGCGCCGCTCGACGCGCGTCAGTTGCGCCGCGTCGCCACGCGCACCGGCGCGGGACTGGCGCGCACCGGCTCCGTCTACGGTCACGGCAGCGGCGACGTCGCGCTAGCCTTCACGACCGCCTACACGGTGTCCCACGACGCGCAGGGCCGCGTCGCGCCGGCGGCGCTCGTTCCCGACGCGCTGCTCGATCCCATTTTCCAGGCGACGGCCGACGCCACCGAGCAGGCGATCCTGCACGCGCTCTTCGCGGCCGAGTCCGTGTTGGGCCGCGACGCACACGTGCGCCGCGCGCTGGGCGACGTGTTGCCCGACTGGGCCGCGCTGTAA
- a CDS encoding DUF4118 domain-containing protein codes for MEIRNARRWAEPGAKRYVGALMVVFAAFLLRSLMHPVLDHSMPGVFFACAVIIVEFVWGLGPALMAMVISIPIFDFFFVPPFRDIAMVDRRDVMIVTGFLSITPLAVVLIERLRRAQYRAELIAEVAQTRYEMLLRAENERMVLSDSVQLGNALMTYLTKHLDTIFYLANPATHYEFVDEHFRRATGVTPEVVKRDGLRALLHPEDAARLAGLFRADGERPQHGAHNLRMRTREGGYEMFHCELQYFRAHVGTYAILRLHAGPTVRPVTSLHALTPAANAREVSEAPVVSGGV; via the coding sequence ATGGAAATCAGAAACGCCCGACGTTGGGCGGAGCCCGGCGCGAAACGGTACGTCGGCGCGTTAATGGTGGTATTCGCTGCGTTCCTGCTTCGCAGCTTGATGCACCCGGTGCTGGACCATTCCATGCCGGGCGTGTTCTTCGCCTGTGCGGTCATCATCGTCGAGTTTGTCTGGGGCCTGGGGCCGGCGCTCATGGCGATGGTCATCAGCATTCCGATCTTCGATTTCTTCTTCGTGCCGCCGTTTCGCGATATCGCCATGGTCGACCGGCGCGACGTCATGATCGTGACCGGCTTCCTCTCGATCACCCCGCTCGCGGTCGTGCTGATCGAGCGGCTGCGCCGTGCGCAGTACCGCGCCGAGTTGATCGCCGAAGTCGCGCAGACGCGCTATGAAATGCTGCTGCGCGCCGAGAACGAGCGCATGGTGCTGTCCGATTCGGTACAACTCGGCAATGCGCTGATGACGTATCTGACGAAGCACCTCGATACCATTTTCTATCTGGCCAATCCGGCCACCCATTATGAGTTCGTCGACGAGCATTTCCGCCGGGCGACGGGCGTGACGCCCGAAGTCGTCAAGCGCGACGGGCTGCGCGCGTTGTTGCATCCCGAGGATGCCGCTCGTCTGGCCGGACTCTTCCGCGCGGACGGCGAGCGCCCGCAGCATGGCGCACACAACCTGCGCATGCGTACGCGCGAAGGCGGTTACGAGATGTTCCATTGCGAGTTGCAGTATTTCCGTGCGCACGTCGGCACCTATGCCATCCTGCGTTTGCATGCGGGACCGACGGTGCGCCCGGTCACGTCGCTGCATGCGCTCACGCCTGCGGCGAACGCACGTGAAGTCAGCGAGGCGCCGGTCGTCTCGGGTGGGGTTTGA
- a CDS encoding dipeptide ABC transporter ATP-binding protein, which produces MAERKTTPTISLPDERVLAVSGLTVQFATSERVVTAVRDLSFHVDRGETLAIVGESGSGKSVTSLAAMRLVENSGGRITQGSMIMRRRNGKLVDLTRASGRTMRSIRGADMAMIFQEPMTSLNPVFPVGEQIAESIRLHQGKDAAAARAEALRMLELVRIPEARRVLGRFPHQLSGGMRQRVMIAMALSCKPGLLIADEPTTALDVTIQAQILQLIRALQDEMKMGVVFITHDMGVVAEVADRVLVMHRGDQIEEGPSREIFAAPRERYTQALLSAVPRLGSMQGTDLPARFPLLRYDAPADAKPIPETPQPTVRTDAGPILRVKDLVARFDVPSGFLGRVKQRVHAVERVSFDLYPGETLGLVGESGCGKSTTGRALLRLVASQGGSIEFGGKPIHDLAGRALQTLRRDIQFIFQDPFASLDPRLTVGFSIMEPLLVHGVASGAEAEKRVAELLERVGLPADYAQRYPHEFSGGQRQRIAIARALALKPKVVIADESVSALDVSVQAQIINLMLDLQKEFGIAFLFISHDMAVVERISHRVAVMYLGQIVEIGPRRAIFENPQHPYTKKLMSAVPIADPARRHARRELLTEEIPSPIRAVGDEPQVQPLVEVGAGHFVARHRVAGAY; this is translated from the coding sequence GTGGCAGAGCGTAAGACAACCCCGACGATTTCGTTGCCCGACGAGCGTGTGCTCGCCGTGAGCGGCCTTACCGTGCAGTTCGCGACGTCCGAGCGCGTGGTCACGGCCGTGCGCGACCTGAGCTTCCATGTCGACCGTGGCGAAACGCTGGCCATCGTGGGCGAATCCGGCTCGGGCAAATCGGTGACCTCGCTCGCCGCGATGCGTCTGGTCGAGAACAGCGGCGGACGCATCACCCAGGGTTCGATGATCATGAGGCGCCGCAACGGCAAGCTGGTGGATCTCACGCGCGCGAGCGGCAGGACCATGCGAAGCATCCGCGGCGCGGACATGGCGATGATCTTCCAGGAGCCGATGACCTCGCTCAACCCGGTGTTCCCGGTGGGCGAGCAGATCGCCGAGTCGATTCGTCTGCACCAGGGCAAGGATGCCGCCGCCGCGCGCGCCGAAGCGCTGCGCATGCTCGAACTGGTGCGCATTCCCGAGGCGCGCCGCGTGCTTGGCCGCTTCCCGCATCAACTCTCGGGCGGGATGCGTCAGCGCGTGATGATTGCCATGGCGCTCTCTTGCAAGCCCGGCCTGCTGATCGCGGACGAGCCGACCACCGCCCTCGACGTGACGATTCAGGCGCAGATCCTGCAGTTGATCCGCGCACTGCAGGACGAAATGAAGATGGGCGTGGTGTTCATCACGCACGACATGGGCGTGGTCGCGGAAGTGGCCGATCGCGTGCTCGTGATGCACCGTGGCGACCAGATCGAGGAAGGCCCGTCGCGCGAAATCTTCGCCGCGCCGCGCGAGCGCTATACGCAGGCGCTGCTCTCGGCGGTGCCGCGTCTGGGCTCGATGCAGGGCACCGACTTGCCCGCGCGTTTCCCGCTGCTGCGCTACGACGCGCCGGCCGATGCCAAACCGATCCCCGAAACCCCGCAGCCGACCGTCAGGACCGACGCCGGTCCTATCCTGCGCGTGAAGGATCTCGTGGCGCGCTTCGACGTGCCCTCGGGCTTCCTCGGTCGCGTTAAGCAACGCGTGCATGCCGTCGAGCGCGTGAGCTTCGACCTGTACCCGGGCGAAACGCTCGGGCTGGTCGGCGAATCGGGCTGCGGCAAGTCGACGACGGGACGCGCGCTGCTGCGCCTCGTGGCGAGCCAGGGCGGCTCGATCGAATTCGGCGGCAAGCCGATTCACGATCTCGCGGGACGCGCGCTGCAGACGTTGCGTCGCGACATCCAGTTCATCTTCCAGGATCCGTTCGCGTCGCTCGATCCGCGTCTGACCGTCGGCTTCTCGATCATGGAGCCGCTGCTGGTACACGGCGTGGCGAGCGGCGCGGAGGCCGAGAAACGCGTGGCCGAACTGCTCGAACGCGTCGGTCTGCCGGCCGATTACGCGCAGCGTTATCCGCACGAATTCTCGGGCGGCCAGCGTCAGCGCATCGCGATCGCCCGCGCCCTGGCCTTGAAGCCCAAGGTCGTGATCGCCGACGAATCCGTCTCGGCGCTCGACGTTTCCGTGCAGGCGCAGATCATCAACTTGATGCTCGATCTGCAGAAGGAGTTCGGCATCGCGTTCCTGTTCATCTCGCACGACATGGCCGTAGTGGAGCGTATCAGCCATCGCGTGGCGGTGATGTATCTCGGCCAGATCGTCGAGATCGGGCCGCGCCGCGCGATCTTTGAGAACCCGCAGCACCCGTACACGAAGAAGCTGATGTCGGCGGTGCCGATTGCCGATCCGGCGCGCCGCCACGCCAGGCGCGAGCTGCTTACGGAGGAGATTCCGAGCCCGATTCGCGCGGTCGGCGACGAGCCGCAGGTGCAGCCGCTGGTGGAAGTCGGCGCAGGGCACTTCGTGGCGCGTCACCGCGTGGCGGGCGCTTACTGA
- the gsiD gene encoding glutathione ABC transporter permease GsiD yields the protein MNAGQPITAAAAAASAGNHRVRTPWREFWRKFKKQHIALVAGVFVLALVVVAILAPHLVPFDPENFFDYDALNAGPSAKHWFGVDSLGRDIFSRVLAGTRISLAAGFGSVAIGAVIGTVLGLLAGYYEGWWDRIVMRISDVLFAFPGILLAIGVVAVLGNGMVNVIVAVAIFSIPAFARLVRGNTLVLKHMTYIEAARSIGASDWTIIMRHILPGTVSSIVVYFSMRIGTSIITAASLSFLGLGAQPPTPEWGAMLNEARADMVNAPHIAIFPSLAIFLTVLAFNLLGDGLRDALDPKLDRH from the coding sequence ATGAACGCGGGTCAACCCATCACGGCCGCCGCTGCGGCGGCCTCCGCCGGCAACCATCGCGTGCGCACGCCATGGCGCGAGTTCTGGCGCAAGTTCAAGAAGCAGCACATCGCCCTCGTCGCCGGGGTGTTCGTGCTGGCGCTGGTCGTCGTCGCGATCCTCGCGCCGCACCTCGTGCCGTTCGATCCGGAGAACTTCTTCGACTACGACGCCCTGAACGCCGGGCCGTCGGCGAAACACTGGTTCGGCGTCGATTCGCTCGGCCGCGACATCTTCAGCCGGGTGCTCGCCGGCACGCGCATTTCGCTGGCCGCCGGCTTCGGTTCGGTCGCGATCGGGGCGGTGATCGGCACCGTGCTCGGCCTGCTCGCGGGCTATTACGAAGGCTGGTGGGACCGCATCGTCATGCGCATTTCCGACGTGCTGTTCGCGTTCCCGGGCATTCTGCTGGCCATCGGTGTGGTGGCCGTGCTGGGCAACGGCATGGTCAACGTGATCGTGGCCGTGGCCATCTTCTCGATTCCGGCCTTCGCCCGGCTGGTGCGCGGCAACACGCTCGTGCTCAAGCACATGACGTATATCGAAGCGGCGCGCTCGATCGGCGCGTCGGACTGGACGATCATCATGCGGCACATCCTGCCAGGCACGGTTTCGTCGATTGTGGTGTACTTCTCCATGCGTATCGGGACGTCGATCATCACGGCCGCCAGCCTGTCGTTTCTCGGTCTGGGCGCGCAGCCGCCCACGCCGGAGTGGGGCGCCATGCTCAACGAGGCGCGCGCCGACATGGTCAACGCTCCGCATATCGCCATTTTCCCGAGCCTGGCCATCTTCCTGACCGTGCTCGCCTTCAACCTGCTGGGCGACGGCCTGCGCGACGCGCTCGATCCGAAACTCGACCGGCATTGA